From Ignavibacteria bacterium, one genomic window encodes:
- a CDS encoding response regulator produces the protein MVKILLVEDDPFNIELFELVLKRIGNFEVASTDNAKKIFNVLENQKIDLVIMDVSLENTYIDDKKIDGKELSKIIKQKEQFKEIPIIIVTAYATKEDISRILKDSLADACVTKPITNYQDFIALINRHLK, from the coding sequence ATGGTAAAGATACTGCTCGTAGAGGATGACCCGTTTAACATAGAGTTGTTCGAGCTTGTGCTAAAAAGGATCGGAAATTTTGAAGTAGCATCCACCGATAACGCCAAGAAAATTTTCAATGTTCTCGAAAATCAGAAAATTGACCTCGTTATAATGGATGTCAGTCTTGAGAACACTTATATTGATGATAAAAAAATTGATGGCAAGGAACTCTCTAAGATTATCAAACAAAAGGAGCAATTCAAAGAAATTCCAATTATTATTGTGACAGCATACGCAACTAAAGAAGATATTTCGAGGATATTGAAAGATAGTTTAGCTGACGCCTGTGTAACGAAACCGATAACAAATTATCAAGATTTTATTGCTTTAATCAATCGCCATCTGAAATGA